Proteins from a single region of Mustela erminea isolate mMusErm1 chromosome X, mMusErm1.Pri, whole genome shotgun sequence:
- the PNMA3 gene encoding paraneoplastic antigen Ma3 codes for MPLTLLQDWCRGEHLNTQRSMLILGIPEDCGEDEFEETLREALRHLGRYRVIGRMFRREENAQAFLLELAQDIDYSLIPREIPGKGGPWEVVVKPRNSDGEFLNRLNRFLEEERRTVSDMNRVLGSDINCPAPRLAISPDFWTWAQTLGAAVQPLLEQVLYRELRVFSGNTVSIPGALAFEAWLEHTTDMLQMWQVPEGEKRRRLMECLRGPALQVISGLRASNAAITVEECLAALQQVFGPVESRKIAHVKFCKAYQEVGEKVSSFVLRLEPLLQRAVEKNAVLRRNVNQARLKQVLSGATLTDKLRDRLKLMKQRRKPPGFLALVKLLREEEEWEATFGPDRERIPGLDAGIRSSARANAFRAVSFPAPGNTLQARPSQGFRRRRGRGQHRRGRVLRARSRGSRKRKHHTFCYSCGEDGHIKAQCSNAPNLLLVRQRRQAAAESGNGNWAWEKSHPKPKAK; via the coding sequence ATGCCATTGACCCTGTTGCAGGATTGGTGTAGGGGGGAACACCTGAACACCCAGCGGTCCATGCTCATCCTGGGGATTCCTGAGGACTGTGGTGAGGATGAATTCGAGGAGACTCTTCGGGAGGCTCTCAGGCACCTGGGCAGGTATAGGGTCATTGGTAGGATGTTTAGGAGGGAAGAGAATGCCCAAGCGTTTCTCTTGGAGCTTGCCCAAGATATTGACTATTCTTTGATCCCCAGGGAAATACCTGGAAAGGGAGGGCCTTGGGAAGTGGTTGTAAAACCTCGGAACTCAGATGGGGAATTTCTCAATAGACTGAACCGCTTCTTAGAGGAAGAAAGGCGGACAGTGTCTGACATGAACAGGGTGCTTGGATCGGACATCAACTGTCCTGCTCCAAGACTGGCCATATCTCCTGACTTCTGGACTTGGGCCCAGACCCTGGGGGCCGCAGTGCAGCCACTGCTAGAACAAGTGTTGTACAGAGAACTAAGAGTGTTTTCTGGGAACACTGTGTCCATCCCAGGGGCATTGGCCTTTGAAGCCTGGCTTGAGCACACCACTGACATGCTACAGATGTGGCAGGTCCCCGAGGGTGAAAAGAGGCGGCGGCTGATGGAGTGCTTGCGGGGCCCCGCTCTGCAGGTGATCAGCGGGCTGCGGGCCAGCAATGCTGCTATAACTGTGGAGGAGTGCCTGGCCGCCCTGCAGCAGGTGTTTGGACCTGTGGAGAGCCGCAAAATTGCCCATGTAAAATTTTGTAAGGCCTATCAGGAGGTAGGAGAGAAAGTCTCCAGCTTTGTGTTGCGTTTGGAACCCCTGCTCCAAAGAGCCGTAGAAAAAAATGCAGTGTTACGGAGGAATGTGAATCAGGCTCGCCTGAAACAAGTCTTAAGTGGGGCTACCCTTACTGACAAACTTCGAGACAGGCTTAAGCTGATGAAACAGCGAAGGAAGCCACCTGGTTTCCTGGCACTGGTGAAGCTCCTACGTgaggaagaggagtgggaggcCACTTTTGGTCCAGACAGGGAGAGGATACCAGGGCTAGATGCAGGCATAAGGTCATCTGCCAGAGCCAACGCTTTCAGAGCAgtgtccttccctgcccctggcaACACTCTTCAGGCCAGGCCTTCCCAAGGCTTCAGacgcaggaggggcaggggacagcaCCGAAGGGGACGTGTGCTAAGGGCCAGGTCTCGAGGTTCAAGAAAACGGAAACACCACACGTTCTGCTATAGCTGTGGAGAAGATGGCCACATTAAGGCGCAGTGCAGCAATGCTCCAAACCTGCTCTTGGTAAGGCAGAGGAGACAGGCTGCAGCAGAGTCGGGAAATGGGAACTGGGCTTGGGAAAAGAGCCATCCCAAGCCCAAGGCCAAGTAG